The genome window AATACCACAAGTACCTTCTATATCAGCACTTAAATACAATTTCATAATATATACCCCCTTATGTTTATTATTGATGATAATAACAGATAACAGAAAATACATAATCAATAAAGGGCATAAAAATATTATGTCTTACTATTAATTATTATTAAATCTGTAACTGAAAAATAACTAAATTGGTATTAAAAAATATAACACCATGTGTCATTTATTTATATAGTTTTTTATATCTGATGTTTATATAAAATTGTAACATATAAGTGGTTACATTTGCTAGTTTAACATAGTTAAAATAGTTAGGTATTATTTTTAAGTTAAATTGATTATTATAAAATCGTAGAATAAAAGAAAAATTTAATTTATTAAAAATGTATGAAATGTTTTTTCCTCAACATAATGCTAAATTAAACTCAAAAAGAAATAATAGAAAAATCTTATGTAGCTTAGAAAGAATGTGAATGATTTAAGGGAAAAATAGAAATTTATTATATAATACTAGGCTGTATTATATAATACAGCCTAATATTATATGTATATGTGACATAAAATCTTGGTAAGTGTAAATAAAATAAATGTGGAAAACAAGTTAATGAAATCAAGAAAAAAGTAATTTAAAATTCAATTTCATCTTCCCAATTAAATTCTCCTGATTTTTCTACACTCTTAGGCCAGTGACTACACCATTTAGGAACTGACGGATTTTCAACCCTATCAACGCTCGGAGTATATGGCTTTAAGTCAATAACAGGACTATTATCATTAGCATCAATATATGGTATTTTTATTATACCATTTTCATGGTCGATATTGATAATTTGTACAGCAGTCAATGCTATTGGATTGGGTCTTATAGGTGACCTTGTTGCAAATATTCCTATAACATCTGGTCCACTTTTATAAGGTTTTGGGGTTTCTAAAATACTTCTTAGTTCAGGATTATCAAACCCATCAGCCCACCAAAATACATTTAAATGACTGAAATCGTCGAGTTCATTTAATGCAGGTACATACTTTTTGTCTAATTTAATAAAGACCTCTTCGCCTTGAATACGTATTTTACCTATAGGATTTATTAATATTTCTTTCATAATATTACCTCCAACTATTTAATTTATCATTTATAATTTTAGTGTATAACATGACATCATGTGAGGGTCAATATAAAAATAATAAATAAAAATATTAATAGTTAGAATGATAATACATTTTTTACATGAAGCATGACACCAGCAATAAGACAATCTTCGTCAATATCAAAAGTAGAGGTATGCAAAGGGGAAGTAATGTTTTTTTCACGATTTGCACAACCAAGGTGGTAAAAAGCTCCTTCACAATGTCTTAGAAAATACGAAAAGTCTTCAGCCCCAAGAGTAGGTGAGTCTTTAAGGATAATATTTTCTTCTCCAAACAATTCTACAGCATTTTGTTTGACGTAATCTACTAGATGGTTTGAATTGATAAGAGCTGGATAACCTTCCTCAATTTCAACAGAAATACTTCCTCCAAATGTTTTACAAGTAAAATCACAAATTTCTCTAATTCGTTTTTTTGAAAACTCTCTAGTTTCAGGAGTCAAGGTTCTCAAA of Clostridioides sp. ES-S-0054-01 contains these proteins:
- a CDS encoding SAM-dependent methyltransferase is translated as MKEILINPIGKIRIQGEEVFIKLDKKYVPALNELDDFSHLNVFWWADGFDNPELRSILETPKPYKSGPDVIGIFATRSPIRPNPIALTAVQIINIDHENGIIKIPYIDANDNSPVIDLKPYTPSVDRVENPSVPKWCSHWPKSVEKSGEFNWEDEIEF